One Pirellulales bacterium DNA segment encodes these proteins:
- a CDS encoding putative PEP-binding protein — AVRAEEIAKGAEFFSFGTNDLTQTTLGMSRDDYAGYINYYREHDIVPSDPCQTIDRDGVGHLMQLRVEGGRQSRPKLKVGICGEHGGDPASVVFCHEIGLDYVSCSPFRVPIARLAAAQAAVAEKLAKKK, encoded by the coding sequence GGCGGTGCGGGCCGAAGAGATCGCCAAGGGCGCCGAGTTTTTCAGTTTCGGCACCAACGACTTGACGCAGACGACGCTGGGCATGAGCCGCGACGACTACGCGGGCTACATCAACTACTATCGCGAGCACGACATCGTGCCGAGCGACCCGTGCCAGACGATCGACCGCGACGGTGTGGGCCACCTGATGCAACTGCGCGTGGAGGGCGGTCGCCAGAGCCGGCCGAAGCTGAAGGTGGGCATTTGCGGCGAGCACGGCGGCGACCCGGCGAGCGTGGTGTTCTGTCACGAGATCGGGCTCGACTATGTGAGCTGTTCGCCCTTCCGCGTGCCGATTGCCCGGCTGGCCGCCGCGCAGGCCGCCGTGGCCGAGAAGCTGGCCAAGAAGAAGTAG